A single region of the Physeter macrocephalus isolate SW-GA unplaced genomic scaffold, ASM283717v5 random_29, whole genome shotgun sequence genome encodes:
- the SLC25A10 gene encoding mitochondrial dicarboxylate carrier isoform X2: MAAEARVSRWYFGGLASCGAACCTHPLDLVKVHLQTQQEVKLRMTGMALQVVRSDGILALYNGLSASLCRQMTYSLTRFAIYETVRDQVTKGSEGPLPFYKKVLLGSISGCIGGFVGTPADMVNVRMQNDMKLPQNQRRNYAHALDGLYRVAREEGLKKLFSGATMASSRGMLVTVGQLSCYDQAKQLVLSTGYLSDSIFTHFVASFIAGGCATFLCQPLDVLKTRLMNAKGEYQGVLHCAMETAKLGPLAFYKGLVPAGIRLMPHTVLTFVFLEQLRKHFGIKVPS; this comes from the exons ATGGCGGCCGAGGCGCGCGTATCGCGTTGGTACTTCGGTGGGCTGGCGTCGTGCGGGGCCGCCTGCTGCACGCACCCGCTGGACCTGGTCAAG GTGCATCTGCAGACGCAGCAGGAGGTGAAGCTGCGCATGACGGGTATGGCGCTGCAGGTGGTGCGCTCTGACGGCATCCTGGCGCTCTACAATGGGCTGAGCGCCTCCCTGTGCAGACAG ATGACCTACTCCCTGACTCGATTTGCCATCTACGAGACCGTGCGGGACCAGGTAACCAAGGGCAGTGAGGGCCCCCTGCCCTTCTACAAGAAGGTCCTGCTGGGCTCCATCAGTG GTTGTATCGGCGGCTTCGTGGGGACCCCCGCGGACATGGTCAACGTGAG GATGCAGAATGACATGAAGCTGCCCCAGAATCAGCGCCGAAA CTACGCCCACGCCCTGGACGGCCTGTACCGCGTGGCCCGAGAAG AGGGTCTGAAGAAGCTGTTCTCGGGTGCAACTATGGCGTCCAGTCGAGGGATGTTGGTCACCGTGGGCCAG CTGTCCTGCTATGACCAAGCCAAGCAGCTGGTTCTCAGCACGGGGTACTTGTCCGACAGCATCTTCACTCACTTTGTCGCCAGCTTCATTGCG GGTGGATGCGCCACATTCctgtgccagcccctggatgTGCTGAAGACCCGGCTGATGAACGCCAAGGGCGAGTATCAG GGTGTTCTGCACTGTGCCATGGAGACGGCGAAGCTTGGGCCGCTGGCCTTTTACAAG gGCCTTGTGCCTGCCGGCATCCGCCTCATGCCCCACACCGTGCTCACCTTTGTGTTTCTGGAGCAGCTTCGCAAACACTTCGGCATCAAAGTGCCGTCCTGA
- the SLC25A10 gene encoding mitochondrial dicarboxylate carrier isoform X1, translated as MAAEARVSRWYFGGLASCGAACCTHPLDLVKVHLQTQQEVKLRMTGMALQVVRSDGILALYNGLSASLCRQMTYSLTRFAIYETVRDQVTKGSEGPLPFYKKVLLGSISGCIGGFVGTPADMVNVRMQNDMKLPQNQRRNYAHALDGLYRVAREEGLKKLFSGATMASSRGMLVTVGQLSCYDQAKQLVLSTGYLSDSIFTHFVASFIAGGCATFLCQPLDVLKTRLMNAKGEYQGVLHCAMETAKLGPLAFYKVKQGRGWGRGPGQGGSLQGCLHVPPPLSLRALCLPASASCPTPCSPLCFWSSFANTSASKCRPDAAVGAAGSRPAPCPGFFQRPGGSAAERCPEPSTCPPCSGPLLPGSGPPPQPAWPAR; from the exons ATGGCGGCCGAGGCGCGCGTATCGCGTTGGTACTTCGGTGGGCTGGCGTCGTGCGGGGCCGCCTGCTGCACGCACCCGCTGGACCTGGTCAAG GTGCATCTGCAGACGCAGCAGGAGGTGAAGCTGCGCATGACGGGTATGGCGCTGCAGGTGGTGCGCTCTGACGGCATCCTGGCGCTCTACAATGGGCTGAGCGCCTCCCTGTGCAGACAG ATGACCTACTCCCTGACTCGATTTGCCATCTACGAGACCGTGCGGGACCAGGTAACCAAGGGCAGTGAGGGCCCCCTGCCCTTCTACAAGAAGGTCCTGCTGGGCTCCATCAGTG GTTGTATCGGCGGCTTCGTGGGGACCCCCGCGGACATGGTCAACGTGAG GATGCAGAATGACATGAAGCTGCCCCAGAATCAGCGCCGAAA CTACGCCCACGCCCTGGACGGCCTGTACCGCGTGGCCCGAGAAG AGGGTCTGAAGAAGCTGTTCTCGGGTGCAACTATGGCGTCCAGTCGAGGGATGTTGGTCACCGTGGGCCAG CTGTCCTGCTATGACCAAGCCAAGCAGCTGGTTCTCAGCACGGGGTACTTGTCCGACAGCATCTTCACTCACTTTGTCGCCAGCTTCATTGCG GGTGGATGCGCCACATTCctgtgccagcccctggatgTGCTGAAGACCCGGCTGATGAACGCCAAGGGCGAGTATCAG GGTGTTCTGCACTGTGCCATGGAGACGGCGAAGCTTGGGCCGCTGGCCTTTTACAAGGTTAAGCAGGGGcgtggctggggcagggggccagggcaggggggtTCCCTCCAGGGCTGTCTTCAtgtcccccctcctctctccctcaggGCCTTGTGCCTGCCGGCATCCGCCTCATGCCCCACACCGTGCTCACCTTTGTGTTTCTGGAGCAGCTTCGCAAACACTTCGGCATCAAAGTGCCGTCCTGATGCGGCCGTGGGAGCAGCTGGGTCAcgcccagccccctgccccggtTTTTTCCAGAGGCCTGGAGGGTCAGCAGCTGAGCGCTGCCCTGAGCCCAGCACCTGCCCGCCGTGCTccggccccctcctccctggctcAGGACCCCCGCCCCAGCCTGCCTGGCCAGCCCGGTGA